GAGTTACAATCTGTATAATTTCGTGTTTTTCACTTGCTGATAATCGCATATATTTCTTGAATTTTGTTTTTAATCCAACGAGTTCAAGGTTTTTTTTACGATATCATAACGTACAACCAAATCAGCTACAATCTCTTTTAAACGCTGGTTTTCTTTACGTAATTCACTTACATCGTCACTTGTAGCTTCTCGAGTAATATCTCCAGACAATCGCTTTTTTCCAGCTTCTAGAAATTCTTTATTCCACTTATAAAATTGAGATTGACTAATACTATATTTTCTACAAAGTTCAGCTATCGAAGTTTCTGCTCGTAAAGCTTCCATTACAATTAAAATCTTTTGTTCCGCTGTAAATATTCGT
This portion of the Empedobacter stercoris genome encodes:
- a CDS encoding transposase: MATSKKPTPEKYVKDIRQNTRRIFTAEQKILIVMEALRAETSIAELCRKYSISQSQFYKWNKEFLEAGKKRLSGDITREATSDDVSELRKENQRLKEIVADLVVRYDIVKKTLNSLD